One window from the genome of Amaranthus tricolor cultivar Red isolate AtriRed21 chromosome 9, ASM2621246v1, whole genome shotgun sequence encodes:
- the LOC130824077 gene encoding uncharacterized protein LOC130824077 encodes MPSGAKKRKAAKKKLQKEAHNTTNYHGPHSLGTENDNKSQDERESDGGEGERESSQEHVMNSHEEGLMEESLGEQNVAEFSKEVKSEEGSNDVEVNVEDDIWETKNGEHKGSNSSSSSSSSGSDDEEVVVETEQVQSSLPETSMENPVISEVVYSSVEESIPVEESVKQVVSVSEEVNAENESASVENSLSSNVIESESKQNFDEVLQSSEEKENVSSGLNDHLQEKIETKVIQVVDESSGELSGSVDIAPREGESFPQSSIVTSVDACCDDNHVKESKTQKYVEEQPFVSSAPLPVRQTSWMNCCGLFEVLSGGAGR; translated from the exons GGACTGAAAATGACAATAAATCCCAAGATGAGAGAGAGAGTGATGGAGGTGAAGGTGAAAGAGAGTCTTCTCAGGAACATGTTATGAATAGTCATGAAGAGGGTTTAATGGAAGAAAGCTTGGGTGAACAAAATGTTGCTGAATTTTCTAAGGAAGTGAAATCTGAGGAGGGTTCTAATGATGTTGAGGTTAATGTTGAGGATGATATTTGGGAGACTAAGAATGGAGAGCATAAGGGTTCGAATTCGAGTTCGAGTTCTAGTAGTAGCGGTTCAGATGACGAGGAGGTTGTGGTTGAGACGGAGCAGGTCCAAAGCTCGCTTCCTGAGACATCTATGGAGAATCCTGTGATTTCCGAGGTGGTGTATAGTTCGGTTGAGGAGAGTATTCCTGTTGAAGAGTCGGTCAAGCAAGTGGTGTCGGTTTCAGAAGAGGTAAATGCCGAGAATGAGAGTGCGAGTGTTGAGAATTCTTTGAGCTCTAATGTTATTGAGTCGGAATCAAAGCAAAACTTTGATGAGGTTTTACAATCATCTGAAGAGAAAGAAAACGTGTCTTCTGGGCTAAATGATCATTTGCAAGAGAAGATTGAGACGAAGGTGATTCAAGTTGTGGACGAGAGTTCTGGGGAACTCTCGGGATCAGTAGACATTGCACCTAGGGAAGGTGAAAGTTTTCCGCAGTCTTCTATTGTAACTTCTGTGGATGCTTGTTGTGATGATAACCATGTGAAGGAATCAAAGACGCAGAAATATGTCGAGGAGCAG CCTTTCGTATCTTCTGCTCCATTGCCAGTACGACAAACTTCCTGGATGAATTGCTGTGGGCTTTTTGAGGTTCTCTCGGGTGGAGCTGGTAGATAA